In Anopheles arabiensis isolate DONGOLA chromosome 2, AaraD3, whole genome shotgun sequence, the genomic window CGCGATACAACAGCAATAAAATCGTTTTAAATCACTGCTGGTCTTGGTTTCGTacaaaagattttttttattttcataagcCACCAAGAAATATAGCCTCACgttatgaaaacaataaataggaaaaaacGAATACCTCTCACTCATTGTCACTTGCACACGATGGCTATTGTTTGTCTCATTATTGTCAAGCCTTGCCAAGTGGAAAATATTTATCCGCACAGCATTTGCCCCTTACAGCGAGTGTTCAGGACTGTCGTCAAATAAACTTCAACAACAGCCGCAGCCACTGGCTTGTTCGGAGTGGAGCATCCCAGAagtacttgttttttttatcaaaacttCCTAGGAGAAGGGCAGTGGTTGCTATTGTTGGACGTCACAGCACCATCCAAAAGTGCTCATGCCAGTGCGGTAGTGAACGATGAATGGTTTTGTAGGCTGTGGGTTCATTTGGCGTTcggataaaattattattataaacatttgttttggcATTTCACCGCAAATGATGCGTAGTAATTgctgtgtttattttgattgtgTGCTTATAGGGATTATAAACTTTTGTAGGCACGCGTAGGCGTAAGCTTTTTCCaacgaagcaacaacaacaacagtattTGTCGATTTCCTcctgttttaattaaaacatttcagGGCTTCCTCTAGCCTGGTAAAACAATGGCTTTCATGTTTATTGAGGGCGATAAAGGTTGATTTTATGCTGTAAAACAAATTGTCgatttgttgaaaaacattccATTCGATTGAAAAGCGGTGAAGAAACACAACCCACGTTCTAAGATGTGTTCTTAGCAAAACAGTGCTACTATCACCACTACTGCAAATACACGTGGTAAATGGTTGGCGGATTTATTGACTCTATACCTAAAATCGAAGCACCGGAGGATTGGATACAGCTAAATGTGAATTATTGCTAACACTCCGTGCTAACATTGTTAATTGGACAGTTTCTGCCGAATATGGTGCCACCCTTCCAAACGAGTCAATCGAAACATTTGAATGATGTACCGTGAGTACTGTGTAGGCATAAATTGCTGACTCTCTGTCGCACTGGTTGGTGTATCGATGGATGTGCTGTTTTTAGGTTGGGTTATTGTTTGCTAGAAAGCTGAATAATTGGATTGAGCTGAAGGAGTGTAAAGCAAACAGAACAATATGCTGCCTGTTGCTTGCtcgtgcacaaaaaaaaaacgctcaaaaTATGACATCTTCTAGCACCTTCCATCTAGGGTACCGTTTCTAGCGAGTACGCAAACGCCTACCGATACCATTAATTAAAACGAAAGCAGCAAAATCCTTTCTCTACTGCTGTCTGCCAAAAGTACAGTACCTGCTCACGCGAAGTGCGGGTAGAGCGATGAAAATGAATCGAAGCACAAACATACACTGTGGGTTGATGTGCTCGCTGTGACACAGCTACAAGTCGTTCCATCGAGTAAACCACACGCGAAAATGCCTGTCAACTTTATGGTATCGTGTTTATGCCAATGGAAACCGCACCTTACCGTTTTGCTGTGCAGCAAATCAACTGCTACCAACGGCGTGGATGATCACAACTATTGGATGTGGATTGTGGATCGGTTGAATTTATGTTCAAGCTTTACAGCACTCATTTGAAAGTTCGCTACAACATGCAGCAGATGCGTTTCAAGAtcgctttattattattattttttttttgaggtcCTGCTTTGATGGTGTGCACCGGTCGATCTTATCCGGGAGCCTTCTTTCTGCAATGGTAGAATCATTCCGTTGGCAGCTGCTTCttgatgtatgtgtgcgtgtgtggttgtgCATGTGTTGGAATATTAGAGATCGGAAGTTTGGCTGTAAAAATGATCCTGTTTGAGATCCTTCATGGGTGCCGTCCATTGAGCGAGCTTTTTATTCTACGACATAAGTGATAGATGAAAGAATAACATAATACCCTATCAAGTGGCTCTAACTTTAAAATATAACCATATCATGTACTAGAAACTGAACTTACCGAGCTTTATCTAGATTCGTTTGGAAAAGATGATGTTCAGCCATGTTCAGTTGAATCgtttggaatgtttttcttGACGCAGGAATGCTGTAAGATAATAGTCTTTTCTTTGCGAATCATATGGATTTTTCCATCAGTAGAGGTTGCCATACTCAGCTCCTCAATGGAATACAATGATCCTTGCTGCTTTAAGGCTTGTTCCCCGTGGTATTAAACGATTCAAGAGAAGGCAAATTTTCTGCAGTGTTGCTATGTGCTACATTTTTCCCCATTCGTCTAAGTTTTCATTCTCTCTCCACTCGGAGCATTTGGGAATAGGATCCCACGCAAAATTATATCACATCTCACAGGCTTCCTTCAATGCTGGCTTGGTTTCTTAGTATTATCAATATACCGAAATTCTTTGTTGCTGTTCTTTGTAATGCTCCTGCTCCTGCCAGGTTTCTTCGTGCTCGTCCCCTCCAAGCTATACTTACGCAAATCCTTGTATTTTTGTCTTATTCAATTTACTTACGCATCAGATCATTTTGGTTTCCGGTGTGTCCTTTTATCCTTTTCATCACGCCTACaaacatctctctctctctctctctcatctctCTCCAATGAGCCATTATGATatgaaattttaatcaaattctaggaattcaaataaacaaataaatattctaccatacacacaaaacggaTACACAACAAGTAATTAAAGCACAACCATGCAGTTAGTAAGAATGCATAAGAATATAACAGAATATTTGTGAACACCGAGCAGAATAGAAACACAAACTGATATTTTTATTACGTTAAAAGGTTTTCGCTTACTGCATATTTTTATGTATCTCATTTATTCCATGTTTTACATGGTCTGGTTGATAGCAGCCGGTCTTAAAATTCCACGAATCTCGTTCGCCGATATACCCGTTTGGCATTTAAATAGTCCAATCAAATTACAATATTACACATTCACTCGCAAAGTGAATGCCTTTGGCGATCTGTAACCTACGGATCAAAAATGTAATGTATCCATCCTGAGCTTATCAGCAATGCAAAATGTagagttttaattaatttgtacTGTCATTCTAAATGCCACAGTGGTGCAGCCTCATCGGTTGCCCCATCTGTCAACACAATACTAGCATTTTCCATTCCCAGGTGAATTATGTGCTGAACGCTGTAAATAGATTTGCGAGCGTTTGCTACTTGTCTCCGACTCCGAAAGCACTGCAAAAGATGTTTCCCTCTAGACCTAGAGAGCACTCACACCGGTAGAAGTGAAGCATTTCAGAAAATATAATTCGTAAGAAGTGAATCTTTTTTTACTTCGCTTACTTCTTGGGTCGACATACACGGACCGACCCATACTAAGTAACGGTTCAAGCGGATTACTGTTCTTGGAGTTCTTTGCCTCTCCGTCGAAACAGGAACAGGGGGCCCGGAGTTCGTGTGGATCAAGATGTGTTCTGCCTTCTCTTGAACGGTCCCATTTACTCACCTGCAAAATTCGCACCGCCCGGAATCCATGTTCGGATGACAGTTTACACACTGCTGTTCTGGTTCTCAGCGTAATTCACTTTACGTGAGGCTTCACTGAGGTTGGTTCCCGCATACCAGCACTAAATGCTGTGTTTTGGTACGGTATGCTTTTCCTCGAACTCATTTGTTGACTGATATTTGGGTAATGACATTTGTGATAAGTGATATCGCTCTCGAGTGAATTGTTTTTCGACTCGCGAACGTAGATGTTGGTGCGCGACGGTGGCTTCGTTCTAGGAATTACACGCCGGATggaaatttcgtgcataagaAGGTCCTGTTCTCCCGGCCGCTAGAAGATGATGCCACGAACAGTGAAATACTTGAGATTCGGTATCCGTTGACTTGTTGTTGACGGTaagcaaatggaaaatatcATTTCGGTACGTTTTTTATCCTGTTGTGAGCGCTCCTTGTAAAGCTCGCTAGAATTTGACATGTTATTATTACGAAGCGGCTGATTCAAGCATCgttttttgatgttttggcTCTATTTTAAACTGATCAAGCGGCAATaataactaaaataaaaaaaatcaaactactTTTACTAGATTACCAATTACAAATTCAAAATAACGTTTACCAGGGGACCTGATACGACCAAGGCTGGTTGCTAAAGCAGTATTTCTGAAGCCCGATGAAGCTGATATACACACGAATACAGTCTTACATCCCTCACCTTCCACAACgcaaaaaagtagctcaaccaacaacaacaaaaacgcaagCTGGAACGCGTGTGCTTGCGTACGGCACTTGCGCATGGCACGCGTACATCGTACGACAATCGACGCACGCCGGGCCACGATGGATGTGACGAATGAAAGAACagggaaggaagggaaggTAACGAAACTCGAAACCAAATCATCCAAACGCACCCTCTCTTTCACACCAAAAACGGATACAGCGGCGTGTCCTTTTTGCTTCCTCCTTTCGATTGCTATCCTTGCCCTGCCGGTGCTTGCCGTCAGTTCGTTTGCCAGCAGTTGCACGTTTCGATCCCCCTCTCGATTGTGGCCGGTGCGTTTCAGCGTGCGTCGCTATCGTGCCCCTTCCTGTCTGCTTTCTTCTTCGCTCGACGGCCGCGCtaccgatcgatcgagcgaagggaaggaagaaaatcGGACCAGCTGCTCGAACCCGATTTGTGACCAGCGCACTGAGCGCAGCCTGCGCAAACACACCACGAGGCCGGAGCTATTAAGCGGAGCagcccacaacaacaacaacaacaacaataaaacgtTAGCAGTTGCACAGTGGGTCGAAAAATGGCTCAAAATGCtactttaaataattaaacaaggTAAATAATTAGAGttataaaaatttatttatttaattttacagGACAAAAAATGAGTAGATTAAATCAAACAAGGCATAAAAGAACCATATTATCACAACGCAACTtataaaaactgaaaaaaatcCAACTCTATTAGATCAAGGAAATTACTTATTCTAAGATTCTAAGATAGCCAGCGAGTGTATCATATAACCCATTCGTAATGTTTTGATCCAATGTAATAAATACCAAACATCTAAAGATCATTTCGTCCTTTCCAACTTATGAAAAAGAAGAGGTGAGACCATCATTATCATCCACATCACCCTTAAGGTTAATGCAATGAAAAATAGAGATCAACAATACATTACACCAGGATTAACATAATAAACAACGCAACACAGACTTATTGATATcgttaaaattgattttgtgtGTCATTGTAAAGTAGCAAAATGGTGTAAATGTTAAGACACATTTTATGATCAATAATAAACATCGTTGATAAATTTTCTGAGATAAAACAAGCACTTACATATTGATGTTAATTATATTAAGAATTTAACCTATGAATTAAACAATGGTAAATCCATAAAGTTTGTtatttggtttatttatttttagttttcgtTTAAGTAATTGAGACAgtttaaaacaatgaaaaagtgttaaatttgaattaaatttaattttaagcattatttcgATTTTCTTAATATCGTTATTAGTATCTTACTAGTCAAAATGATCAAAAAACCGTTTGAAATAGCTTTACATTCTTCTTATTTTGTGCGCAACTTGCTCCAAATTATATACATATTGATTCATAATACTGATAAAACAATTACAATACATTATTCAATCAtatgtttgcaaaaataaaaaaaacgacgtGTTTCACCCATAGTGCATATCCTTCGTGAAACGGGGCGCAACCAGGAGGAAAGCGATCGCATCCTTTATCCCTCCCCATTCGTTTCGCCTCATTCGCCCGCTGATGGTGGCTAACAGAAACTGCAGCGGCAGTTGTTTTCGTGCCTTCTCGCTCTCCCGCAACGAGGGGTTTCGGTGGCAGCCGGCAGCCGCAACATGCATATGGTCCCGCTGTACTACGCATGCAAGCGTGTTTCGAGCGAGGGGAAACTGGGAAAGAAACAAAGCCCAAAACCGTTACGGatccgccaccaccacgacaGGCGGCAGACGGTGAGCCACGGTTCAAGATGTGAAATAAAAGGTGCTCGTTGCGCGTGTGTATTTGTGCGttagtggtgtgtgtgtgtgtgcgtgtttgggcggaacaacaaaaaacctgcCCGCTTCGGAAGCAGAACCCGCGGTCTCATTTCGGGAAGTGACGTCGTGCGAAGTGCATCGTGCACCGGACGGCTTCGATCCGTTTGTTCGACACTGGTTCGAACTAcaccctctctccctctttccgGTGGTTTAGTGACACATCCTTTAGACGCGTGTGATAGCACATCCTTCCCGCAGTGACCACGGACGTCCGCTTGTCAGTGTTGATTGAATGTTTTCAATTCCTTGGAAATCATATGACAAAAAGTGCATATGACAGGATTGTTGATTGACGGCATCGACGAGCCGAACCGTGTGAAACGATAAGCATCCCTTAATGCTTGAACGACCGCACGTGCTAGTGTAAGCATCTCTTGCTGTGTACGTCTCCTGCACCATGCCAAAAAGCGTGCCAAAGACCGGTGACAGAtacaccggcagcagcagcacctgtCAGCCGTCCGGTGCAAGAAAGCGAAAACACGAACCTGTTGCATCCGGTCCGTACCAGCTAGCGGACCGGTCTATCACTAGCAGGAAGCCCGTTTCCACGGCAGCACGATCATCAGCGGCCAGTCAACAGTCGCCCACCGTTGCCATGCCCTCCAGTGCGTCCGAATCCCCTCCGACCGGACGTGGTGCGGCAGCAACGGACTTGATGCTGCAAGCGCTCGGCCGCATACGGGAGCTACAGGATGAGCTGgattttttacaaaatgacCCGTACGCAGAAGACacggacgacgaggaggaggagggggccGGGGTCGAAGTGCAGCACGGCGCTGTGAGGCAGCCGCCGGTGCAGGTGATCGGTGGTCGCCAAGCGAAAGCGATCGGATGGGCAGTTTGTGCCCGGGAAACGATGCATTTTCTCCAACGTGAAGGCATCCCGCCGGACAGCCCGCTGATGGTGAACCTGCGGCGACGGTTGGTCGGTCGGGCTCGGGATGATCCGGACGAGGGATGTGCGTCCTGCTAAaacctcacccccccccccccacgggCGCTCTTTGTTGTGCGTTCCCGGCATTCTAGTCGCGCTTGGAAGGTAAGATATCGTTACTGGCCCACTGCGCTTGCCTTACTGCGAGAGTACGGTGCACCAAAGTAGTGAAAAGCGATTGAAACCATCTGGACGGGTTCCATTTTCAGACGGGCAGCTGCTCCGGCCATCCGTTGCGCATCCATTCTTCAAAGAGGAAATTCTAgtcagctgcagcagcgtcagcagcgcTCGGAGTTTAGATGTAGTTTTCATTGTCCTGCCAGCTCAATGTACCAATAAAGCTTCTACCAAACGAGGAAGGGCTGCAAAATGGATGTAAGCAAAGCAAAATAGAAAGAAACACCGTTTGTCCATTTTCACATTTGATTGGTTTTATTCGAAGACGTATATAAATCGTTATTCTGTAATGCATCTGTTACAACTAGAAAACATTCGTTTCACCATTTCTAAGAATAATTAGTGTCCGGGCGACGGCTCGTCTTGTGAAGAGttcttttccaattttctaCTCCATGATTTACCTTGCCCCAAGTGTAATAAATTCATCTCGCTACTTCTATCTGAACCATTCCTTTCGTCCTACAATTTACATCCCACCTTCTCGTTTCTTCGTTCAATTACTTTGAGTTTGATTCTTCCTTGCTCGTTTGCCTGCGGCTCGTATATCGGGCTCCAGTTCCTTCCAACCTGCGTGTCCTGGCGTGTCTTTTTTCATTATCACCTAGCTGATCACGGTTTAAGTTTCCCAATAAATGGACCTGCACACTGAATGGGTTTTGCTCACCCTTCACGACCGTGCATTCCAATATCTTTCgcgtcaaacaaaaacacacaacaggcGGGTGGTACGACAGCCTTTCAACGGCTTCCGTCCGTCACCGCCAGGtatgggatgggatgggtgGAAAAAGTTTTCCGTTATTTAACGCACGTACCAACGGGGTACAATGAAGGAATGGTGCGTGATACTTGACGCAAAAGTGACGTGCTACGCgaggttttttgtgttgtgtgccgAGAAGCTAAGAAAGTTCTTTGATGATGCTGTCGTCGCGAGCGTAATGAGCTTACCGCTGTAAACATTACACTCCTCGGAGGGGAAGTTTATTGCAAACTTTTCGCCACATAAATGAGGCTAACGTTTCAGGAGGAGGAGTTGCAATGGAGCCGCAGCAAACTAGAAATACTGCCCCTTTACTAAAAGCGATCAATGGAAGTAAACGTGGAAGATTTGAAAGAAATACCACCCTCGGGAGAGCAAATGTGAACCATGCTCCTTGGCTCATTGCGTTCCTTCCCAGCGCATTGTCGTCCGTTTCTGTGACACGGCTTACATTGCCAACACCTCGGGATGCTTCTGGTTGCTCCGTACCGTGGGTTCCTCCGGCAGGGGCAGCTGGTTAAACTGCTGCGTTTTGATGTCCGACCGGTCGCGTCCAGTCACGACCAGACGCACAAACTTTCACCTCTTCCCGTGCACGCTCTGGACGGACAGTGACTTCCGGATGCTGTGGTGCTGCGAGCGCCGGATCGTTGACACGAAGCTCGTCTCGCACGCATTGCCGGCCGACGACAGACCGATCCGGCGCTGTACCGTCATCGGGCGGCAGCACAGATACCGGTGGAAGTGTTGCCGAAACACGCCCGACACGCAGTACAGGGCGACCGGGTTGATGCAGGAGTTTAGGAAGCTGGCAAAGAGAGatggaaagataaaaaaacctgttacattttttataactTATTGTACATCCACCCAGGAAGGTACGGCTCAGAGCAAACTGAAAGCGGTATACTTTGTTTGCCATGAGTACAAATACACAGTATGAgtttatatatataaatatatatgttATTAGATGATGTTTATAATATAGGAACATGTATTAATTGTATTCAGTTAATCCAAAATCTTCAAAAGCGAAGTATTTTTATCtcgaatttgttttaattgaacaCTTTGTCTAAAAGTCCAGTGAAATCTTAATTcgaatttaatgaaaaaacggCTTTTACACAATAGTGCACATACAATGCATGCGctgcgcctaaagttatgcaatggCATATATTCCAGGGATTGTCACGCTATTTTATGCTTTTCATGTGTGGGGATTTCTTTGGCGAATTTTTTTCCAGTAGTCCAAGTTATTCATCGCAATATTATGACAGATCGAGAGAAACCTCGTATTTAATTGTGTTACAGTATTAGTTTTCGATTGTTTGCAAGGCAAAAGTATTATAATGATGGTATATTGAACTTTTTATTACAACCAGAACACATACGTTACGAATTATTTGTAAAATAacaatgtttgttttgaaagaTTGACGAAACTTTTTCTGACTTCACTTGTTTCTGGTAGAAGGAGAGATATTCGCCCAACAAAGAGATGGGCTATGAAGACGTACCTAGTGATACTGTTAATATAAAATGCATAGAATTTCAACATCGTTACGTTGCTGACAGCACTGGGAAATAAACGTCAGAGAACGTGACCGCTAATTTCCCTTACAGGACATTCTATGCCATTCTTGAAACGCAACCCATCATCTTTAAGAACAAACGCGATTAAACATTCTCGGTAACAGTTTGCCCTATGGTTTCTTTTCAATCCCGTAGCTAAGCACTTTAATCATTGGCTAATTCGGGTACGAACGATAGGAGTAAATTACAATCCCTGTGCGTGCTTGGGTTGATCCTTCTAGTACACTTCCGGTGTCGGTTGGTATGTGGGGCAgtaagaaaaacgaaaatagtTTCGCTCTTCCGCGAACGGTAATGAAATTCCAAGCTCTCACGCTGGCCGTGCGTTCCCGGAAGAGTAAAACATTTCTGCTACTCTGTCCAAAGCACAAAACCGAGCAGTCGCTAATTGcaaatgtttgaaaacattCCTACTCGCGAGTATAACGTTCACGATTCGTTTAAAAAAGAACTGCACAGAGTACGGGAAAGGTTATGCTAGGGGATGGCAATTACGCTTTGCGCCACCATCTTCAAATTGAATTGCTCCGAACGGTTGTATTGAGGATATCGGGTAGAATCGTTGTAATGAAAAGTCACAATGAGTAGCGTTTTAGTTAATGAAAACGGTAGCAAAGTTATGGTTGAAAGATGTGCCAAGTTGGTATTACATCGATCTACAATAGACACACGTTCGCTGGACCGGATAGTAGGAACATTATTCAACGCAAAGTTGGAAACTTTGCAACACAACCCGTGGCACAAGACAAATGCTGTCATGTCTGGGATGCATTTGAGTACTGCACTATTTTCCATTCATGAACAGTGTTCCCGTTTTTGGTGGAAACTTCCATTTGATAGATCACCCGCAAGCTCTCACATCCATCACCCATCGGGTGTAGTTGTACATACAATGGGTGTTTGCGTAGGAATGGGAAGATTTATGAACCTGCCCTAACTTTACCCAAATCGTACGGATCAGTCACCGTCAGCGACGAGCGCCGGTGTTACGTGTGTAGGTTTAGGGAAGTCATCCTGTAAATGTACTGCCGTGAATTGAAAACTCCATCAAACGATGTAAAGTGTGCGCTTTCTAGGCTCATCGAACGAACGAAGGGCTAGATCCCTTtcaagtttgttttttcttgttgatGGTTGTGGTAATATAGAAGGAGCTTATAGTGACGTACACGTATCGTACATTGAGCAGTACCGCATTTGGGGAAAATGTAGAAAACACACGCCCACACGATTAGGGGCCGAAATCTCAGAAATCGGGCTTATCGTACGAACATAGGATAAGGTAAGCTTGCAGGTAAGCCACCGAAAGCCTTTTGATCAGCAAAACAGCACCCAAAACGTTCTTAAAGCTAGACACGAAGGATAAATATCGCATTTAAATAGAACAGCTCGAGACTCGTTCGAACATTCGGGTACCTTTT contains:
- the LOC120898205 gene encoding uncharacterized protein LOC120898205, encoding MPKSVPKTGDRYTGSSSTCQPSGARKRKHEPVASGPYQLADRSITSRKPVSTAARSSAASQQSPTVAMPSSASESPPTGRGAAATDLMLQALGRIRELQDELDFLQNDPYAEDTDDEEEEGAGVEVQHGAVRQPPVQVIGGRQAKAIGWAVCARETMHFLQREGIPPDSPLMVNLRRRLVGRARDDPDEGCASC